Proteins from one Microtus pennsylvanicus isolate mMicPen1 chromosome 7, mMicPen1.hap1, whole genome shotgun sequence genomic window:
- the Mtmr11 gene encoding myotubularin-related protein 11: MWWGGRGQSFNIAPRKEEPEMLSGPKSGGGNRMPEPSSHQLGGCLASGCLPGEKILAWAPGLRKGQELELPGTLICTNFRVTFQPCGWQRNQDTPLSSEYDFALVNIGRLEAVSGLSRVQLLRPGSQLKFIPEEILIHGRDFRLLRVGFEAGGLEPQAFQVTVAIVQARAQSSQIQHYRGVTLSKVGKVTGSRKPPIPLLETLEDWEAERKKQGARGWRVSTVNERFDMATSLSGYFWVPNRILDSEVRRAFAHFQQGRGPRLSWHHPGGSDLLRCGGFYVASDPNKEDVRAVESMLQAGHPDVVLVDSMDEMPSLADIQLAHVKLRALCLPDSSVAEDKWLSALEGIRWLDYVRSCLRKASDISVLVTSRVRSVVLQERGDRDFNGLLSSLVQLLLAPEARTLFGFQSLVQREWVAAGHPFLTRLGETGGSEEAPVFPLFLDCAWQLLQQFPAEFEFSEFFLLALHDSIWVPDTLTFLKDTPWERGKKSGQFNSYTQIYPPEDSQSVAGSSANLHLSVWDWDLRYSKEQISQFLNPGYSPEHCPDSWLPRQQKSFMIPGPPSSVWLFSRGALTPLNQLCPWQDNPSLLAVSSHWLPRPARSSESLADQEWGLPSHWGACPLPPGLLLPGYLGPQIRFWKRCYLRGRPDVQMGSSAVTVSGLQEELSCLQELLRKLTPRVSPEDHCKKRDPNTMLAQIR; encoded by the exons ATGTGGTGGGGGGGCCGGGGCCAGAGTTTCAACATTGCCCCCCGGAAGGAGGAGCCAGAGATG CTCTCTGGACCCAAGTCTGGCGGAGGCAACAGGATGCCGGAGCCCAGCAGTCATCAGCTTGGCGGTTGCCTGGCCTCTGGGTGTCTCCCAG ggGAGAAGATCCTAGCATGGGCACCAGGGCTGAGGAAGGGGCAAGAATTGGAACTGCCTGGAACTCTGATCTGCACTAACTTTAGGGTCACCTTCCAACCTTGTGGATGGCAGCGAAATCAG GACACTCCCCTGAGCAGTGAATATGATTTTGCCCTGGTCAACATTGGGCGTTTAGAGGCTG TGAGCGGCTTGTCCAGAGTGCAGCTCCTCCGTCCGGGGTCCCAGCTTAAGTTCATCCCAGAGGAAATTCTCATTCATGGCCGAGACTTCCGTCTGCTTCGAGTTGGTTTTGAGGCTGGAGGGCTAGAGCCTCAGGCCTTTCAG GTAACCGTGGCCATCGTTCAAGCCCGAGCTCAGAGTAGTCAAATCCAGCACTATAGAGGAGTAACCCTGAGCAAAGTTG GCAAGGTTACTGGCTCCAGAAAACCACCTATTCCTCTCTTGGAGACTTTAGAAGACTGGGAAGCTGAGCGGAAGAAGCAGGGGGCCAGAGGCTGGAGGGTTAGCACAGTCAACGAGAGGTTCGACATGGCTACCAG CCTCTCGGGTTACTTCTGGGTCCCTAATCGAATTCTGGACAGTGAGGTCAGAAGAGCATTTGCCCACTTCCAGCAGGGCCGTGGACCG CGCTTGTCCTGGCACCACCCTGGCGGCAGTGACCTTCTCCGATGTGGAGGCTTCTATGTAGCCAGCGACCCTAACAAAGAAGATGTCAG AGCAGTGGAGTCCATGCTACAGGCTGGGCACCCTGATGTTGTCTTGGTAGATTCTATGGACGAGATGCCCAGTCTTGCTGATATCCAGCTTGCCCACGTGAAGCTGAGGGCCCTTTGCCTGCCTG ATTCTTCTGTAGCTGAAGATAAGTGGCTCTCAGCCTTGGAAGGAATACGATGGTTGGACTATGTCAG GTCTTGTCTTCGAAAGGCCAGTGACATCTCAGTATTAGTGACATCTCGGGTCCGTTCTGTAGTACTTCAAG AGCGTGGGGATCGTGATTTCAATGGCCTCCTCTCTTCACTCGTCCAGTTGCTTTTGGCCCCAGAAGCCCGGACATTGTTTGGTTTCCAGTCACTAGTGCAACGAGAGTGGGTGGCAGCTGGACACCCTTTCCTGACCAGGCTTGGGGAAACTGGGGGCAGTGAGGAG GCCCCAGTGTTTCCTCTCTTCCTTGACTGTGCCTGGCAGCTTCTCCAGCAGTTTCCAGCTGAATTTGAGTTCTCTGAGTTTTTCCTTCTTGCTCTGCACGACAGCATCTGGGTTCCTGACACCCTCACCTTCCTGAAAGACACTCCCTGGGAGCGTGGGAAGAAGAGTGGGCAG TTCAACTCCTATACACAAATTTACCCCCCTGAGGACTCCCAGTCCGTAGCTGGGAGCTCTGCTAATCtacatctgtctgtctgggaCTGGGATTTACGCTACAGCAAGGAACAGATATCACAATTCCTTAATCCTGGCTACAGTCCGGAGCACTGCCCAGATTCCTGGCTCCCCAGACAACAG aaaagctTCATGATTCCTGGACCCCCCAGTTCTGTGTGGCTGTTCTCTCGAGGGGCCCTGACACCCCTAAATCAGCTCTGTCCTTGGCAAGACAATCCCTCCTTGCTGGCAGTCTCTTCTCATTGGCTCCCTCGACCTGCTAGATCCTCCGAAAGCCTAGCTGATCAAGAATGGGGGCTCCCCTCACATTGGGGAGCTTGCCCTTTACCTCCTGGGCTACTGCTGCCTGGGTATCTGGGACCTCAGATCAGATTCTGGAAACGTTGTTACCTGAGGGGAAGGCCTGACGTCCAG